One genomic window of Methanomassiliicoccales archaeon includes the following:
- a CDS encoding NTP transferase domain-containing protein, with the protein MKAVVLAAGEGTRLRPFTVSRPKVMIPVGKRPILEYVVRALVENDITDIVIVVGYKKERIMSHFEDGHRFGARIQYAFQERQLGTAHALLAAADYIDDEFLLVAGDNIIDGRTVRDLVLGSAPAMLVTKSDIPSKYGVIQVTKGNVVSIVEKPEEDIGNVINTGMYRFNPDMMDDMGNLASDGGLGITNVLQRMLPKLQLRAISSTGRWIDAVYPWDLIGLNAVALGSGGQSIAGNVESGVTLKGAVEIGEGTRVRSGTYIQGPVFIGEGCDIGPNVTIFPSTRIGDGSQIEPFTFISQSVIMDNVILNSHVHVSHSVIDDGVRLGPGCSAPSGQAFTKVENEMFKLDEIGALVGENTAVGSGTVLYPGCIIGAGCRISPQTRIRDNLENRSVVY; encoded by the coding sequence TTGAAGGCAGTTGTGCTGGCAGCTGGTGAGGGAACAAGACTTCGTCCGTTCACGGTCTCCCGCCCCAAGGTCATGATACCCGTGGGAAAGAGGCCGATTCTTGAGTATGTAGTGAGGGCACTTGTTGAGAATGACATCACAGACATCGTGATCGTCGTTGGCTACAAGAAGGAGCGGATCATGTCCCACTTCGAGGACGGACATCGTTTTGGGGCTCGGATACAGTATGCCTTTCAGGAAAGACAGCTGGGAACCGCCCACGCGCTGCTGGCCGCAGCGGATTACATAGACGATGAATTCCTGCTCGTTGCAGGAGACAACATCATCGATGGCCGTACCGTCCGGGATCTCGTCCTGGGCAGCGCACCAGCGATGCTCGTGACCAAGAGCGATATTCCGTCCAAGTATGGGGTCATCCAGGTCACTAAGGGGAATGTGGTCTCCATCGTGGAGAAACCGGAGGAGGACATAGGGAACGTCATCAATACCGGAATGTACCGTTTCAATCCCGACATGATGGATGACATGGGTAACCTTGCCTCAGACGGTGGATTGGGAATCACCAATGTGTTGCAGAGGATGCTCCCCAAGCTGCAGCTTAGGGCTATCTCAAGCACTGGACGGTGGATCGACGCCGTCTACCCGTGGGACCTGATCGGTCTCAATGCCGTTGCTCTCGGATCTGGAGGACAATCAATTGCGGGTAACGTCGAATCGGGGGTAACCCTCAAGGGTGCCGTGGAGATCGGCGAAGGGACCAGGGTGCGCTCTGGAACTTACATACAGGGACCGGTGTTCATAGGTGAAGGATGTGATATCGGCCCCAATGTCACCATATTCCCGTCAACAAGGATTGGTGATGGATCTCAGATCGAGCCCTTCACCTTCATTTCACAGAGCGTCATAATGGACAATGTAATTCTGAACTCTCATGTCCACGTTTCACACTCAGTGATCGACGACGGCGTAAGGTTGGGGCCCGGATGCTCTGCCCCAAGTGGCCAGGCGTTCACCAAGGTTGAGAACGAAATGTTCAAGTTGGATGAGATCGGGGCTCTGGTAGGCGAGAACACCGCCGTTGGCTCTGGAACGGTCCTCTATCCCGGCTGCATCATCGGAGCCGGCTGCCGGATATCCCCCCAAACGCGGATCAGGGACAATTTGGAGAACAGGAGTGTCGTTTACTGA
- a CDS encoding zinc ribbon domain-containing protein has translation MADFPFLANNTGPPWLPASVAEARKFAFWGQLIYLVFFFIWLVFGVIMLFFSSWSFGAYLLTSAAVNIIIVFLLNTTVFESIDQGRFNEASDRLLIWGILGIIFGIIPGIFMIIAFLRIQDVFQPQYQPYPPQQPGQYQQPPQYQQPSQTQPQQYQQPPAPARPQQEPPRAQVPQQPQPATPQQTQQAQKPKHEMVKCKKCGVQYPAFMRTCPNCGEPR, from the coding sequence ATGGCAGATTTTCCATTCCTAGCAAACAACACTGGACCACCATGGCTTCCAGCCAGTGTAGCTGAAGCAAGGAAGTTCGCTTTTTGGGGCCAGTTGATCTATTTAGTATTCTTCTTCATATGGTTGGTCTTTGGAGTCATCATGCTGTTCTTTAGTTCATGGTCTTTTGGTGCATATCTCCTGACTTCGGCAGCTGTCAACATAATTATCGTTTTCTTGTTGAATACAACGGTCTTCGAGTCCATTGACCAGGGGAGGTTCAACGAAGCGAGTGACAGGCTACTGATATGGGGAATACTGGGTATCATCTTCGGCATTATTCCAGGAATATTCATGATCATCGCCTTTCTGAGGATACAAGATGTTTTTCAGCCTCAGTACCAACCCTATCCGCCCCAGCAGCCCGGTCAGTACCAACAGCCTCCACAGTACCAGCAGCCATCTCAAACACAGCCACAGCAGTACCAGCAGCCACCAGCGCCGGCAAGACCCCAACAGGAACCGCCAAGGGCGCAGGTGCCGCAACAGCCTCAACCAGCCACACCTCAGCAGACCCAGCAAGCGCAGAAACCCAAGCATGAGATGGTCAAGTGCAAGAAGTGCGGTGTCCAGTATCCGGCCTTCATGAGGACCTGTCCGAACTGCGGAGAACCAAGGTGA
- the glmS gene encoding glutamine--fructose-6-phosphate transaminase (isomerizing): MCGIIGYSGQRRAADVIIDGLKRLEYRGYDSAGVAVNGDAIFIHKDQGEISNLESSLPRMEGTVGIGHTRWATCGRPSQRNAHPFADCSGRIALVHNGIIENSSHLRRQLESEGHLFTSDTDTEVLVHLLEKHFKGDLHDALRSTMDDVMGTYAIAAMVEGSEEIVVARKENPLVIGLGVGENFIASDVTALLDYTSMVIYLLDGDTAKVTSESVKVYDSDNNPVDREVHRIDWTVEDAQKGGFEHFMLKEIFEQPTAVHNTLIGASESIENGTILRDVEFDTVKIIACGTSYHAGMIGKYLIEEMAKMPVTVDLASEYRYSSCVSQNPLTVVISQSGETADTLAALREAQQRGCPTLAITNVVGSTITREADEVFYTRAGPEIGVAATKTFTTQVVAMMLLAMRIGIKKGNLTPSTLRARMGEVRSLPVYIRAMLDKADDIEDAASMLVGARDVFFIGRHINYPTVLEGALKLKEISYLHAEGYAAGELKHGPLALIDSSTPIIAACVKDHTYDKMMHNISEVIARDGPVIAVGFEGDDELEAIADRMISIPKVSAYLTPILISVALQLLAYHTARKKGCTIDKPRNLAKSVTVE; the protein is encoded by the coding sequence ATGTGTGGGATCATAGGATACTCGGGTCAACGTAGAGCGGCGGATGTTATCATCGACGGCCTCAAACGCCTCGAGTACCGGGGTTATGATTCTGCGGGTGTCGCGGTCAACGGCGATGCGATATTCATCCACAAGGACCAGGGTGAGATCAGTAACCTTGAGAGCTCGCTCCCCCGCATGGAGGGAACTGTTGGCATCGGACACACCAGGTGGGCCACCTGCGGCCGACCTTCTCAGAGGAATGCCCATCCATTCGCTGATTGTTCTGGCCGCATCGCTCTGGTCCACAACGGCATCATCGAGAACAGCTCCCACCTGAGGAGGCAGCTGGAGTCTGAGGGTCATCTATTTACCTCCGATACCGACACTGAAGTTCTCGTACATCTGCTTGAGAAGCACTTCAAAGGAGACCTCCACGATGCTCTGAGATCGACCATGGATGATGTTATGGGTACCTATGCCATTGCGGCAATGGTCGAAGGCTCTGAGGAGATTGTCGTGGCTAGAAAGGAGAATCCCCTGGTCATTGGTCTAGGGGTCGGTGAGAATTTCATCGCCTCCGACGTGACAGCCCTACTCGATTACACTTCTATGGTCATCTACCTTCTGGACGGAGACACCGCCAAGGTAACTTCAGAGAGCGTGAAGGTATACGACTCCGATAACAACCCCGTGGATAGGGAGGTCCACCGTATCGATTGGACAGTAGAGGACGCCCAGAAGGGAGGCTTCGAGCATTTCATGCTCAAGGAGATCTTCGAGCAGCCAACTGCTGTACACAATACCCTGATTGGTGCCAGCGAAAGCATTGAGAATGGCACGATACTGAGGGACGTTGAGTTCGATACCGTCAAGATCATCGCATGCGGCACCTCATATCACGCCGGTATGATCGGTAAGTACCTCATAGAGGAGATGGCCAAGATGCCTGTAACAGTGGACCTGGCCTCCGAGTATCGATACTCGAGTTGTGTGAGCCAGAACCCGTTGACCGTGGTCATCTCCCAGAGCGGGGAGACCGCCGATACACTTGCCGCCCTCCGGGAAGCCCAGCAGAGAGGTTGTCCAACCCTCGCCATAACCAATGTAGTTGGAAGCACGATCACCAGGGAGGCGGATGAGGTCTTCTACACAAGAGCGGGACCTGAAATAGGGGTAGCGGCTACAAAGACATTCACCACCCAAGTGGTCGCCATGATGCTGTTGGCGATGCGCATTGGAATAAAGAAGGGAAACCTGACCCCATCTACCCTACGGGCAAGAATGGGTGAGGTGAGGTCACTTCCGGTCTACATTCGCGCGATGCTGGATAAGGCGGATGATATCGAAGATGCAGCCAGCATGTTGGTCGGTGCTAGGGACGTATTCTTCATTGGTAGGCACATAAACTATCCAACGGTCCTGGAGGGTGCTCTCAAGCTCAAGGAGATATCCTACTTGCATGCCGAAGGCTACGCCGCTGGTGAGCTCAAGCATGGGCCTCTGGCTCTCATAGATTCTAGTACACCCATCATCGCAGCCTGCGTTAAGGACCATACCTACGATAAGATGATGCACAACATCTCCGAGGTCATCGCCAGGGATGGCCCAGTGATCGCTGTGGGATTTGAGGGCGATGATGAGTTGGAAGCGATAGCAGACAGGATGATCAGCATACCTAAGGTGAGCGCATATCTCACACCCATACTAATCTCAGTGGCGCTTCAACTGCTAGCGTATCATACGGCAAGGAAGAAGGGTTGCACCATCGACAAGCCCAGGAATCTCGCGAAGAGCGTGACCGTAGAATAA
- the cas4 gene encoding CRISPR-associated protein Cas4: MEYISASDLERYGYCPLSWWLNRTSEVTSEALREGERKHEKISEELTAIRQQEHAANRWELLVISFSVIATALAVIGLSLMPIEQAASLSTFLGIVSIVWIVAAIFMLVRANRLEESSDVSFYRNMIVVFAIIATLVAINSITVLGVDPEAATAYEIIALLWLIAACVALYFHIRASRKARTRRDEINVEGEIHYVGEDNSRLLKSEKYGLSGRPDYILKIDGEEIPVEVKTGRIPMGPLFSHILQVATYCLLMSEENGKRVPYGILRYEHIEHEIDYGDELETLLLSKLREMRNLMESGEVHRNHNREGKCQNCSRRFICPEKLV, from the coding sequence ATGGAGTACATCTCGGCCAGTGACCTTGAGCGATACGGCTATTGCCCCCTGAGCTGGTGGCTGAACAGGACCAGTGAAGTCACCTCTGAAGCTCTAAGAGAGGGAGAGCGCAAGCACGAGAAGATCTCGGAGGAGCTGACCGCAATCCGACAACAGGAACACGCGGCCAACCGGTGGGAACTGCTGGTCATCTCCTTCTCCGTCATCGCTACAGCACTGGCGGTCATAGGCCTCTCTCTCATGCCCATAGAGCAGGCCGCGAGCCTGAGCACTTTCCTAGGAATAGTCTCCATCGTGTGGATTGTAGCGGCCATATTCATGTTGGTCCGCGCTAACCGATTGGAAGAGTCAAGCGACGTCTCGTTCTACCGCAACATGATAGTGGTCTTCGCCATTATTGCCACCTTGGTTGCCATCAACTCCATCACTGTTCTGGGAGTTGATCCAGAAGCGGCCACCGCCTATGAGATAATCGCTCTTCTATGGCTGATAGCGGCCTGCGTAGCCCTTTATTTCCATATCCGAGCCTCCCGAAAGGCAAGAACCAGGAGGGATGAGATCAATGTCGAAGGGGAGATCCATTATGTGGGTGAGGACAACTCACGTCTTCTGAAATCAGAGAAGTACGGGCTATCGGGAAGGCCAGATTACATTCTGAAAATCGATGGCGAGGAGATCCCGGTGGAGGTCAAGACCGGACGAATACCTATGGGTCCGCTGTTCTCTCACATACTGCAGGTGGCAACCTACTGCCTACTCATGAGTGAGGAGAACGGTAAGAGGGTACCCTACGGGATACTCCGCTACGAACACATCGAACACGAGATCGATTACGGTGATGAGCTTGAGACTCTACTTCTCTCCAAACTGAGAGAGATGAGAAACCTCATGGAATCCGGTGAGGTGCACAGGAACCACAATCGAGAGGGCAAGTGCCAAAACTGCTCCCGTAGGTTCATCTGTCCGGAGAAGCTGGTTTGA
- a CDS encoding DUF504 domain-containing protein: MVFPREVLNELRWHPTRSLDKAEITYEHRGAPGDVQVISGSEIVELGRSFFGTEESKIPYHRIRKIRLLGEKGETDKIWEFSP, encoded by the coding sequence ATGGTGTTCCCGAGAGAGGTGCTCAACGAGCTGAGGTGGCATCCTACGAGGTCACTCGACAAGGCTGAGATAACCTACGAGCACAGAGGTGCACCTGGTGATGTTCAGGTCATTTCAGGAAGCGAGATCGTGGAACTTGGGAGGTCGTTCTTCGGAACGGAGGAATCAAAGATACCCTACCACAGGATACGAAAGATAAGGCTCCTGGGTGAGAAGGGAGAAACGGACAAGATCTGGGAGTTCTCGCCCTGA
- a CDS encoding 4Fe-4S dicluster domain-containing protein: protein MTTDRCIKCGGCEQSCPVVCIEGIQSFSGPRTLAVDGPRFSAEIDHLRDHIMKCTTCWKCEEVCPSRIDLPQAILEIRKLMFDPLKMLPGHRRIVENVDRFRMSIEPEGEAPPAPAGEKGEVMYFPGCISRERIPSIYRGTVSTLEKVGADFGVPKGWVCCGAPLEKLGDRDRMDSLVEDNLRTFDGFETIITSCPGCTTQLFNHYGVEPLHTIEYLYESVGLNRLSFRHAGDIKVAFHQPCHLSRTIGRHSMDYALALLQEVPGLEVLELENADMCCGGGGGVVAGYPDVALDLAKEKMSSFSDSGADLLLAPCPFCVLNLERVGNSSVKEFVTFLEALLE from the coding sequence ATGACAACTGACCGGTGCATAAAATGTGGGGGATGTGAGCAGTCCTGCCCCGTTGTCTGCATCGAAGGGATCCAGTCGTTCTCGGGTCCCCGAACCTTGGCCGTGGACGGTCCCAGGTTCTCTGCGGAGATTGACCACTTAAGAGATCATATCATGAAATGCACTACCTGCTGGAAGTGCGAGGAGGTCTGCCCCTCCCGGATCGACCTACCTCAGGCAATACTTGAGATCCGCAAGTTGATGTTCGATCCTTTGAAGATGCTACCGGGACACCGAAGGATAGTTGAGAACGTGGACCGATTCCGAATGTCCATCGAGCCCGAGGGAGAGGCTCCCCCCGCTCCTGCCGGTGAAAAGGGGGAAGTGATGTACTTCCCGGGTTGCATAAGCAGGGAGAGGATCCCCTCCATATACAGAGGTACTGTGAGTACCCTGGAGAAGGTTGGGGCGGACTTCGGTGTGCCCAAAGGATGGGTCTGCTGCGGTGCCCCTCTGGAGAAGTTGGGAGACCGGGATAGAATGGACTCTCTGGTGGAGGATAACCTGCGAACATTCGATGGGTTCGAGACCATAATCACTTCCTGTCCCGGTTGCACAACCCAACTGTTCAACCATTATGGTGTTGAACCACTTCACACAATCGAGTACCTTTATGAATCAGTTGGATTGAATAGACTGAGTTTCAGGCATGCAGGTGATATCAAGGTGGCGTTTCACCAGCCGTGCCACCTTTCCCGTACGATAGGGCGTCATTCAATGGATTATGCCCTCGCCCTCCTTCAGGAGGTTCCTGGTCTGGAGGTCTTAGAACTCGAGAATGCCGATATGTGCTGCGGAGGTGGAGGTGGAGTCGTTGCAGGTTATCCAGACGTGGCCCTAGATCTGGCAAAAGAGAAGATGTCTAGTTTCTCGGATTCAGGAGCCGACCTTCTCCTGGCTCCATGTCCCTTCTGCGTCCTCAACCTTGAGAGGGTCGGGAATTCCAGCGTGAAAGAATTCGTCACATTCCTGGAAGCCCTTCTGGAATGA
- the ade gene encoding adenine deaminase: MIEGNFVDVVSGDIVPARLNLYENHLVRITQRPVSKNHYIIPGMIDAHIHIESTKLCPSRFAEMAVPHGVTSVIADPHEIANVMGMEGINYMLADGASVPMRFFFTAPSCVPATPWETSGAVIDWRDIRQMLEDPQFVALGEVMNYPGVINEDFDVMGKIEVARQLAKPIDGHCPELTGAPLDKYIFAGISTDHESTKLDEAIEKHEKGLTIMVREGSASRNMKDLMPFAREHECFLVTDDMEADELIRGYMDKRLKMAVEYGMDPIHAIRAVTLWPAKHYELPIGTVEIGRPLDFVIVKDLESFEVKEVYIDGRLVAKDGQPLFEVKPKEVHPAILHQDRSPQDFLIPFNKDRVKVRVIKVLERQIESLASEAELFTINGQLRPDPVRDIAIIAVANRYHNAPLALGFVQGFGLKRGAIASTIAHDSHNIVAVGVDPTSLARAVNGVSKIGGYMATDGMRDASLELDVAGLMSTSYSQDVVDQDAAVFDLVRDMGCGLPSPFMTLSFQCLLVLPELKISDKGLFDSRHLQFVDPVIGQEKTAG, from the coding sequence ATGATTGAGGGAAATTTCGTAGACGTGGTGAGCGGGGACATAGTCCCTGCAAGATTGAATCTCTATGAGAACCACCTCGTTCGGATCACTCAGAGGCCCGTTTCCAAGAATCATTACATCATTCCTGGAATGATAGATGCTCACATCCATATCGAATCAACGAAGCTTTGCCCGTCGCGGTTCGCGGAAATGGCCGTACCCCACGGGGTGACATCGGTCATCGCGGATCCGCATGAGATAGCCAACGTCATGGGTATGGAGGGTATCAACTACATGCTAGCCGACGGTGCTAGCGTACCAATGCGCTTCTTCTTCACCGCGCCCTCCTGTGTACCCGCTACACCATGGGAGACCTCCGGTGCAGTAATTGACTGGAGAGACATCCGGCAGATGCTGGAGGACCCGCAGTTCGTGGCTCTGGGTGAGGTCATGAACTATCCGGGGGTGATCAATGAGGACTTCGATGTCATGGGAAAGATAGAGGTGGCTAGGCAGCTGGCCAAACCCATAGACGGTCACTGCCCTGAGCTGACGGGCGCCCCCCTTGACAAGTACATTTTTGCAGGAATATCAACCGATCATGAGTCCACGAAGCTGGACGAGGCAATAGAGAAGCATGAGAAGGGATTGACCATCATGGTCAGGGAAGGGAGCGCCTCCAGGAACATGAAGGACCTCATGCCATTCGCTCGTGAACATGAGTGTTTCCTGGTAACGGACGATATGGAGGCCGACGAGCTGATCAGGGGATACATGGACAAGCGCTTGAAAATGGCTGTGGAATACGGCATGGATCCCATTCACGCGATACGCGCCGTTACTCTCTGGCCCGCGAAACACTATGAACTCCCAATAGGCACGGTGGAAATAGGGCGTCCTCTGGACTTCGTCATCGTGAAGGATCTGGAATCATTCGAGGTCAAGGAGGTCTACATCGACGGCAGATTGGTCGCCAAGGACGGCCAGCCTCTCTTCGAGGTCAAACCCAAGGAGGTTCATCCGGCAATACTGCATCAGGACAGATCTCCTCAGGACTTCCTTATTCCTTTCAATAAAGATAGAGTCAAGGTGCGAGTAATCAAGGTCCTGGAGAGGCAGATCGAGAGCCTGGCATCAGAAGCGGAATTGTTCACGATCAATGGACAACTGCGTCCAGATCCGGTTAGGGACATCGCGATAATCGCGGTAGCGAACAGATATCACAATGCGCCGCTAGCCCTAGGTTTCGTTCAGGGATTCGGTTTGAAAAGAGGGGCTATAGCCTCTACAATTGCCCACGATTCGCACAACATCGTGGCAGTAGGTGTCGATCCCACTTCTCTCGCTCGTGCCGTGAACGGTGTCTCCAAGATCGGCGGCTACATGGCCACAGATGGCATGAGGGACGCCTCATTGGAGCTGGATGTTGCAGGGCTCATGAGCACTTCATATTCACAGGACGTGGTCGATCAGGACGCAGCGGTATTCGATCTGGTGCGGGACATGGGCTGCGGCCTCCCATCGCCTTTCATGACGCTCTCATTCCAGTGTCTGCTGGTGCTCCCAGAGCTCAAGATCAGTGACAAGGGGCTGTTCGACAGCAGACACTTGCAGTTCGTTGATCCGGTCATTGGTCAAGAGAAAACCGCAGGATAA
- a CDS encoding FAD-binding protein: protein MRAIRPAPPMDFDCLVVGHGAAGLLCASRLASRGIRVAVVGTGETSTSLSTGCISMVEKIEGDLIDPNVLSSQFPYSLAGDDRDEVIMVLEDLYSFLIPDLEMQGLPMRGNPLSIRRMLTSLGTPYQCSIPQMYSLRGRLEHILEKGASLLGIMGHRDSDSDLASRMIKSTLDMEIRPFWTKPSSLEGRTDLTASEVSRLAKRSDLTNELAEAISEIEGELVGIPPVFDLSGYQEGMSFLERSSGKEVFELVTPLSIPGRRLQSAMESMARAKGCTMLLGWRAVDVEIFNGEVTGVVLGSRSREVRVDLSSIVLATGDSVGGGLTLKGQSVLEPIMGASCTFMGEDLRTLHAEDLVGLSNAGIEVDSVLRPRCSGEIIANAAAAGSIISGFSYPSGGGMGAAMLTSWLAAQTIMEVVG from the coding sequence GTGAGGGCCATTAGACCCGCTCCTCCGATGGACTTCGACTGTCTGGTGGTGGGCCATGGAGCTGCGGGATTGCTCTGTGCCTCCCGCTTGGCATCCCGGGGTATCAGGGTAGCGGTGGTAGGAACTGGAGAGACGTCGACATCCCTTTCCACCGGTTGCATCAGCATGGTGGAGAAGATCGAAGGCGATCTCATAGATCCCAATGTTCTCTCCTCCCAGTTCCCGTATTCACTTGCAGGCGATGATCGTGATGAGGTGATTATGGTCCTGGAGGACCTGTACTCTTTCCTCATACCGGACCTGGAGATGCAGGGATTGCCCATGAGGGGAAACCCACTTTCCATACGGAGAATGCTCACCAGCTTGGGAACACCTTACCAATGCTCAATTCCTCAGATGTACAGCCTAAGAGGAAGATTGGAGCACATCTTGGAGAAAGGAGCTTCGTTACTTGGCATAATGGGACATCGCGATTCGGATTCAGATCTAGCCTCAAGGATGATCAAATCCACGCTGGACATGGAGATACGTCCCTTCTGGACGAAACCCTCTTCCCTTGAGGGACGGACTGACCTCACCGCAAGTGAAGTGTCGAGGTTGGCCAAGCGAAGCGATCTGACGAATGAGTTGGCAGAGGCCATATCCGAGATAGAGGGTGAACTCGTGGGTATCCCGCCAGTGTTCGATCTTTCGGGCTACCAAGAGGGGATGAGCTTTCTAGAGAGAAGCTCTGGAAAGGAGGTCTTCGAGCTGGTCACACCCCTGTCCATCCCGGGAAGAAGGTTGCAGTCAGCCATGGAATCCATGGCAAGGGCGAAGGGATGCACCATGCTGCTCGGCTGGAGAGCGGTCGATGTGGAAATCTTCAATGGCGAGGTCACTGGAGTTGTCCTGGGTTCCCGGTCCCGGGAAGTGAGGGTAGACCTTTCCTCCATAGTACTCGCCACCGGTGATTCGGTGGGAGGAGGTCTCACCTTGAAGGGTCAATCTGTGCTCGAGCCCATAATGGGCGCTTCCTGCACATTCATGGGGGAAGATCTCAGGACGCTTCACGCTGAGGACCTAGTTGGACTTTCGAATGCTGGTATCGAAGTCGATTCCGTGCTCCGCCCCAGATGTTCTGGTGAGATAATAGCAAATGCCGCCGCAGCTGGATCGATAATATCCGGATTCTCTTATCCCTCTGGAGGGGGAATGGGAGCGGCAATGCTCACCTCATGGCTCGCTGCCCAGACCATCATGGAGGTTGTGGGATGA
- a CDS encoding AAA family ATPase — MEPRPSLRIPQEIYSFFMNPGGHSLILRGNAGTGKTTFALQTMEDLSDLERSYYVSTRVSDASLFTQFPWLKKRMSKEGIGAEDNDKEWPNRSGLNELKGYGENPVGITTGEMSISIGRELRDIEAIYEAVEVNLPKRSLVVIDSIDAMAEKYEMSCAKLMNTMQKDIVEKNGANTLFVLENADSQLDYLGDGVVKLTVNEYQRRRIREIEILKLRGCEIFQPKYLYTLKGGKIMSFGQNGSSTAITPKRWSPIQDSDGRVSSGIVDLDRLFEGGLERGSIILIELGEGISTSFTRILEASLVSNFVSMGRGVLWVPIRKVSADAAKAQIVKAIDEENFDRLVRIPVSANQFGMYEAKHIMAVEGSDASADLNWKTIEYSLQGADMPILSLIGFDTMESIYGSGLMDQIMGHLASIKANQGIFVGITSPSARSTERLADLANLHIKIDRIGGTILIYGEEPFTGCNAITYDDRDKGACVSLTQIV; from the coding sequence ATGGAACCCAGACCTTCGCTGAGAATCCCTCAGGAAATCTATAGCTTCTTCATGAACCCAGGGGGTCACTCTTTGATCCTTAGAGGCAACGCCGGTACGGGGAAGACCACCTTCGCTCTCCAGACCATGGAGGACCTATCGGATCTAGAGAGAAGCTACTATGTCTCCACCAGGGTGTCCGATGCCTCCCTCTTCACCCAGTTCCCCTGGTTGAAGAAAAGAATGAGCAAGGAAGGCATCGGTGCGGAAGACAATGATAAGGAGTGGCCAAACAGGTCGGGACTGAACGAACTTAAAGGCTACGGGGAGAACCCGGTGGGCATAACCACCGGAGAGATGTCCATCTCCATTGGCAGAGAGCTGAGGGACATTGAAGCGATCTATGAAGCAGTTGAGGTCAACCTTCCCAAGAGATCGCTGGTAGTCATCGACAGCATCGATGCTATGGCCGAGAAGTACGAAATGTCCTGCGCCAAGCTCATGAATACAATGCAGAAGGACATCGTAGAGAAAAACGGCGCTAACACACTCTTCGTTCTTGAGAACGCCGATTCCCAGCTTGACTATCTAGGAGATGGAGTCGTCAAACTGACAGTGAATGAATACCAGCGGAGGAGGATCAGGGAGATAGAAATCCTGAAATTGCGAGGATGCGAGATCTTCCAGCCGAAGTATCTCTATACACTGAAGGGTGGCAAGATCATGAGCTTTGGACAAAACGGCTCGAGCACGGCGATCACACCCAAGCGATGGTCACCCATTCAGGATTCTGATGGGAGGGTCTCAAGTGGCATCGTGGACCTCGATCGACTTTTTGAAGGAGGTCTTGAGAGGGGATCCATCATACTCATCGAGCTCGGCGAGGGAATATCCACATCCTTCACCAGGATCCTTGAAGCTTCCCTGGTATCCAACTTCGTATCGATGGGCAGGGGAGTTCTATGGGTGCCCATCCGGAAGGTCAGTGCGGATGCCGCTAAGGCCCAGATCGTGAAGGCAATAGACGAAGAGAACTTCGACCGCCTAGTACGCATTCCCGTCTCGGCCAATCAGTTTGGGATGTACGAGGCCAAACACATCATGGCTGTCGAAGGATCCGACGCGTCCGCCGATCTCAACTGGAAGACCATAGAGTACAGCCTTCAGGGAGCGGACATGCCTATCCTGTCCTTGATTGGCTTTGATACCATGGAGTCCATATACGGCAGCGGCTTGATGGACCAGATAATGGGACACCTGGCATCGATCAAGGCCAACCAGGGCATATTCGTGGGCATAACCTCACCGTCGGCCCGGTCGACAGAGAGGCTTGCCGACCTTGCCAACCTGCACATCAAGATCGACAGAATTGGTGGGACCATTCTCATCTATGGCGAGGAACCATTCACCGGGTGCAATGCAATCACTTACGATGATAGGGACAAGGGAGCCTGCGTTTCGCTGACGCAGATCGTCTGA